A genomic window from Lycium barbarum isolate Lr01 chromosome 4, ASM1917538v2, whole genome shotgun sequence includes:
- the LOC132636370 gene encoding histone H2A.6, with protein MAGRGKTLGSGAAKKATSRSSKAGLQFPVGRIARFLKAGKYAERVGAGAPVYLAAVLEYLAAEVLELAGNAARDNKKTRIVPRHIQLAVRNDEELSKLLGDVTIANGGVMPNIHNLLLPKKAGGSSKPSADED; from the exons ATGGCTGGTAGAGGAAAGACCTTAGGTTCTGGAGCAGCGAAAAAGGCTACATCACGTAGTAGCAAAGCGGGGCTCCAGTTTCCTGTGGGTCGTATAGCCCGTTTTCTTAAAGCGGGTAAGTATGCTGAACGGGTCGGTGCTGGTGCCCCGGTGTACCTTGCTGCTGTTCTCGAGTACCTTGCTGCTGAG GTGCTTGAATTGGCTGGAAATGCAGCAAGGGATAACAAGAAGACTAGGATAGTTCCAAGGCATATTCAATTAGCTGTGAGGAATGATGAAGAATTGAGCAAGTTGCTTGGAGATGTGACAATTGCTAATGGTGGTGTTATGCCCAACATCCATAACCTTTTGCTTCCTAAGAAAGCTGGTGGTTCATCAAAGCCTTCTGCTGATGAGGATTAG